Proteins from a single region of Spodoptera frugiperda isolate SF20-4 chromosome 8, AGI-APGP_CSIRO_Sfru_2.0, whole genome shotgun sequence:
- the LOC118275547 gene encoding mediator of RNA polymerase II transcription subunit 6 — MMQNRIGNLPIANENPLGLSWHDSAWIPLLSPSNIMDYFSERSNPFFDRTCNNEIVKMQRLSMDQLQNMTGLEYILLHVQDPILYVIRKQHRHSPTQAIPLADYYIIAGIVYQAPDLASVLNSRLLSAVHHLQCSFEETMSYSRYHPSKGYWWDFKATKPGLSPYNSGQSSSKDVSSTPKEEPSTLFQRQRVDMLLAELVRQFPLPVTQAPSQTNGVTVKTENSTEKNGDKAPDGNVNNITIKQEPADPSSSDMTNGSLQGHAEIKTEIKQENMKPPPEKKLRL; from the exons ATGATGCAAAATAGAATTGGAAATTTACCAATAGCAAACGAAAATCCTTTGGGTCTTTCGTGGCACGACAGTGCTTGGATACCTTTACTGAGTCCATCTAATATCATGGACTATTTTTCTGAGAGATCCAATCCATTTTTTGACCGTACttgtaataatgaaattgttaagatgCAGCGTCTCAGCATGGATCAACTACA GAACATGACGGGGCTGGAATACATATTACTGCATGTGCAAGATCCGATTCTGTACGTAATTCGTAAACAACACAGACACAGTCCTACACAGGCTATACCTTTAGCTGATTACTACATTATAGCTGGGATTGTGTACCAGGCTCCTGATCTAGCGAGTGTACTCAACTCTAGACTG CTGTCTGCAGTACATCATCTGCAATGCTCATTTGAAGAAACCATGTCTTACTCAAGGTATCACCCTAGCAAAGGATACTGGTGGGATTTCAAAGCGACTAAACCAG GTCTCAGTCCTTACAACAGTGGTCAGTCCTCTTCAAAGGATGTGAGCAGCACTCCTAAAGAGGAACCATCCACACTGTTCCAGCGTCAAAGGGTTGACATGTTGTTAGCAGAACTTGTGAGGCAGTTTCCATTGCCTGTTACACAAGCACCTAGCCAG ACAAATGGTGTCACTGTTAAGACAGAGAACTCAACTGAAAAGAATGGTGATAAAGCCCCTGATGGCAATGTTAACAACATCACTATAAAACAAGAACCTGCAGACCCAAGCAGCTCGGACATGACAAATGGAAGTCTACAGGGACATGCTGAAATCAAAACCGAGATCAAACAGGAAAATATGAAACCACCACCAGAAAAGAaactaagattataa